CGGGCACGAAATACGCCTCCCGCAGTAGGTCCCTGGGCTTGACGTCGCTCTCTCCGCGCTTGAGGTAGGGGAGCAGGTCCTTGGCGTAAAGCACCCCGGTTATATGGTCGAAATCACGGTGATAGACGGGTATGCGCGAGAATCCCGTGCGCATGATCACCTCCAGGGCTTCTTCCAGGTTGGCGTCGTCTTCCAGCATCACCATGTCCGTGCGCGGGATCATCACCTCGCGGACCAGGGTGTCGCCGAAATCGAAGATGGAATGGATGAGCTTCTTCTCCTCTTCCTCGATGACGTCCTGCTCCTCCGCCGCGGAGACCAGGGCCTTGATGTCCCCCTCGGTCACGAAGGGCCCTTCTTTTATGGTCTTGCCCCCGAACATGCGAATGACCCCGTTGGAGAGCATGATCAGCAGTCGCACCAGGGGATAGAAGAGCCCGGAAAGGGCTTTGATCACGGGCGCCACCGCCAGGGCCACCCTCTCGGGGTGGTTGGTGGCGTAGGTCTTGGGCGCCATCTCCGAGAAGATGAAGATGAAAAAGGTCATGGCGCCGGTGGCGATGGCGGCGGCCAGCGGGAGCTCGAAGGCCAGGGCCAGGCCGGTGGCGATGGCCGACGCGCCCACCTGCACCAGCAGGGTGAGCATGAGGATGGTGGAGAGGAAGCGGTTCGGCTGCTCCAGCAGACCTTCCAGGACCTGCGCCCTCCGGCTTCCCTCCTCGGCCAGGGAACGGACGCGGAATCGGTTCACGCTCACCAGCGAGATCTCGGAGGCCGCCAGGAAGGCGGACGCACCGAGCAATCCGACCAGAGCCGTCAGCCTCCAGGCGATCTCGCCGCCGCTCACCGCCGCAGCCGCCGCGGGTCCGCCCGTCATCATCCCCGTCATCCTGCCCCTCCGGCGAGGCGCAGGATCTCCCGCTGCCTCCTGTCCATGCGTCCGGCACCCTCCTCGTCTCCGTCCTCGTATCCCAGCAGATGAAGCACACCGTGCACCGCCACGAAGGCCAGCGCCTCCCCGCTCTCCACGCCGTATTCCTCTCGCCAGGCGTCCACCGCCGCGGGGCAGATGGCGATGTCGCCCAGGATGAACCCCTCCCCGCTCTCCTCGCGCATGGGGAAGGCGAGCACGTCGGTGGCGCCCTCCCTGCCTGTGTAGCGGCGGTTGAGCGCCGCCATCTCCTCCTCGGCCAGCAGGGCGATGGAGAGCACGGCGTCGCGCCGGGCTCCCTCCGCCCGCAGCGCCCTGCGGCAGGCTCTCCTCAACTCCTCGACCGCCCTCTCCCCCAGCCCGGCCTCGTCCCTGACCTCGATCCTCAAAAAGCGCCCTCCCTCTTTACGAGCACCGGGTATTCCACGCGCTCATGGTACATTCCGGAAAGGATGCGGGTGAAGGCCAGGGCTATCCGCTCCAGGTCGCCCAGGGTGAGGTTGGATTCCGCCAGCTGCCCGTCCCGCAGCCTCTCCTCTATGATGTCCCTGGCGGCCTGTTCCAGCTTGACGGCGCTCGGCTTGCCCAGCGCCTTGGCCGAAGCCTCAACCGCGTCCGCGAGCATCACCAGCGCCGCCTCCTTGCTGCGCGGCCGCTCACCGGGATAGCGGAACCTGCTCTCGCTCACCCCCTCCGTCCCCTCCTCAAGGGCCCGCGCATAGAAATAACGGATGAGGGTGGTGCCGTGATGCTGCCTGATGATGTCGATTATCTCGCGGGGAAGCCTGTGCTTCCTGGCCAGCTCCACCCCTTCCCGGACGTGAGAGGAGATGACCAGGGCGCTGAGGTTGGGTTTGATGCGATCATGGCCGTTGAAGCCGCGGGGCTGGTTTTCGACGAAGAAGGCGGAGCGCTTTATCTTTCCGATGTCGTGATAATAAGCACCCACCCTCGCGAGCAGGGCATCGGCTCCGATCTCCTGGGCCGCCGCCGCCGCCAGGTTGCCCACCACCACGCTGTGGCTGTAGGTTCCCGGCGCCTTGGAGATGAGCTCCTTCATGAGGGGCTGGTCCGGTGAGGCCAGCTCCAGGAGGTGCATGGGGGTGACCATCCCCGATAACCGCTCCAGCACCGGGATGGATCCCAGGACCAAGAGCCCGGAGAGCACCCCGTTCCCCAATCCCGCCAGCCCTGCCAGGGGCAGCACGCGCAGCTCCCTGGTCATGGCGGAGGTGATCATGGCCGCCGCGGCCGTCGCCAGCGAGACCTCCGCCGCGGCGCGCATGAGGTCCTCACGCGTGCGCACCCCGCGCACCAGCATCATCCCCGCCATCCCCCCTAGCATGGCCGCCACGGTGAGGTTCAGGTTTCCCTTCAGCACCAGGGCGGTGACCACGCTCCCCACTCCGACCAGGAAGAGGGAAGTGAGGCGGTCGAAGAGGATGGCCGACAGCATGCCCACCAGGGCCAGGGGGACGAGGTAGCCCCATATCTGGTTCTCGTCCGCGAACACGGCGAAGATGCGCGCCAGCGCGAAGAAGACCAGAAAGACCAGGCATACGGTGGCGGCGAGGCGCCAGTCGGCGGCGATATCCCGCTGGAACACCGCGAAGAAGTACAACGACATGGCATAGAGAAAGAGGACCATCAGGGTCATTCCCAGCACCTGCTGATAGGTGCCCACGGGCGAAAGCGCTCCCACCTCGTTGAGGGCCTCGAGGATGAGGGGGGTGATGATGTCTCCCTTGCCCACGATGCGCTGGCCGGTCTCGAAACGCACCGTCACCGGGGGCACGCCGTTCGCCGCCGCCTCCATGTCCCTTTCTATCACCGCGCGGGAATACGGGGTGTTGGTCCTCAGCAGCGCCGCGGCCAGCTCCGCCGCCGCCTGTGAGGCAACCCCGCCAAGATGGGTGGACTCCTTTCCCGACCGTATCTCCTCACGCGCTTCCTGCAGCGCATCGGGGGCCACGGGCTTCTCCATGGCCGAGGCGAGCTGGTTGGCCACCGCGGTGTAGAATGATGCCGCCTCCTCCTCGTCAAGGGAGAGGATGGTCCTCAGGGTGTCCTCGCCCAGGTCTTTGCCTCCCCGCTGGCGCAGGGTTTCCACCTGCGCGGAGATGGCTCCCCCCTCCCGGGCCACGCTCCGCGAGAGATCGAGAAATCCCTCCAGCTCCTCCAATGCCTGCGCCTGTGCCTGGGGGTTGATGAAGAGGTCCGCTATCCTTCGCCTCTCGTTCTCGCGCGCACGTTCCGTCTCCGCTGCGTCCTCCACCTCGAAGCTGCGCGGGGAGATGACCGTCTCCGTGCTCGGCTTCCCCACCTCGAAGCGGAAGGAGCGCGGCACATATTCCAGAACGAGCACGGAAACGACCACGCACAGGAGGAGCAGGGAGATGAGGAGGGGCTGCCTCTTCCCGACCCGCCGCCACAGGGCCCCCAACCGGGACCCTTTTCGTATTGGTCCTTCTTTATCGTCCATCTTCTCTATACCGGATTATACAGGGTTTC
This window of the Actinomycetota bacterium genome carries:
- a CDS encoding HlyC/CorC family transporter; this translates as MMTGGPAAAAAVSGGEIAWRLTALVGLLGASAFLAASEISLVSVNRFRVRSLAEEGSRRAQVLEGLLEQPNRFLSTILMLTLLVQVGASAIATGLALAFELPLAAAIATGAMTFFIFIFSEMAPKTYATNHPERVALAVAPVIKALSGLFYPLVRLLIMLSNGVIRMFGGKTIKEGPFVTEGDIKALVSAAEEQDVIEEEEKKLIHSIFDFGDTLVREVMIPRTDMVMLEDDANLEEALEVIMRTGFSRIPVYHRDFDHITGVLYAKDLLPYLKRGESDVKPRDLLREAYFVPETKRVSELLTELRTLTIHMAIVLDEYGGTSGLVTIEDLLEEIVGEIFDEYDSAMELYESLGDGRYIFDARIPIDDINELLGTCLPAHQWDTLGGLIYNLMGKIPKQGESVTFEGMRLTAQKVVGRRIYKVLLEVLDGEQSVGG
- the ybeY gene encoding rRNA maturation RNase YbeY — translated: MRIEVRDEAGLGERAVEELRRACRRALRAEGARRDAVLSIALLAEEEMAALNRRYTGREGATDVLAFPMREESGEGFILGDIAICPAAVDAWREEYGVESGEALAFVAVHGVLHLLGYEDGDEEGAGRMDRRQREILRLAGGAG
- a CDS encoding HDIG domain-containing protein; the encoded protein is MGALWRRVGKRQPLLISLLLLCVVVSVLVLEYVPRSFRFEVGKPSTETVISPRSFEVEDAAETERARENERRRIADLFINPQAQAQALEELEGFLDLSRSVAREGGAISAQVETLRQRGGKDLGEDTLRTILSLDEEEAASFYTAVANQLASAMEKPVAPDALQEAREEIRSGKESTHLGGVASQAAAELAAALLRTNTPYSRAVIERDMEAAANGVPPVTVRFETGQRIVGKGDIITPLILEALNEVGALSPVGTYQQVLGMTLMVLFLYAMSLYFFAVFQRDIAADWRLAATVCLVFLVFFALARIFAVFADENQIWGYLVPLALVGMLSAILFDRLTSLFLVGVGSVVTALVLKGNLNLTVAAMLGGMAGMMLVRGVRTREDLMRAAAEVSLATAAAAMITSAMTRELRVLPLAGLAGLGNGVLSGLLVLGSIPVLERLSGMVTPMHLLELASPDQPLMKELISKAPGTYSHSVVVGNLAAAAAQEIGADALLARVGAYYHDIGKIKRSAFFVENQPRGFNGHDRIKPNLSALVISSHVREGVELARKHRLPREIIDIIRQHHGTTLIRYFYARALEEGTEGVSESRFRYPGERPRSKEAALVMLADAVEASAKALGKPSAVKLEQAARDIIEERLRDGQLAESNLTLGDLERIALAFTRILSGMYHERVEYPVLVKREGAF